AATTATATTAGTATGTATATTCTTTTTATCTTTAGCTTTAATTTTTATAAATAAATATATTGTAAAAAGACGAATGGCGTTAAATGAATCATATATTAATGCTGAACGACAGGGCAACTATTATAGAGATTTACTTTCTTCAAGAAAACATGCAAAAGAGCTTAGAATATTCAAATTACAAAATAAATTTTTTCAGAAGTGGGATAAATGGTATAAAGAGTACACCATTTCTAAGTATAAATTTGAAGTAAAAGCTACAATACTATCGAACATTTCCACTATTATTCAGCAATTTATGACTTTTGGATTAACAATTTATTTTTTATATCTCGTTTACACTGGAAAATTAGCTGTAGGAGAGTTTGTATTCTTGAACTCAATAATGTGGTCTCTTACCTATAGTGTAGGTAATATAGTGAATATCCTATCAAAGGACTTAGCTGAAAACTATCAGTATGTAGAAAGATACGAAAACTTTACAGGAAAAACAAGCTTATCAATGTTAAAAAATATATGCGAATCTAATTCAAAAATAAATAGTAATATTGAGGATTTTAAAAGTTTAACCTTTGAAAATGTATGTTATAAATATCCTCATGGAGATAAAAATGCAATTAATAATTTAAATTTCACCTTAAAAAAGGGCGAAGTTATAAGTATTCTTGGATATAACGGAAGTGGAAAGAGTACTTTTTCAAAGCTAATGTGTGGACTTTTAGAGGATTATACAGGAACTATAAAGTTAAACGACAGGAACATAAAAACCTATGATAAGGAAAGCTTATATAGATATTTTGGCATAGGCTTTCAGGATTTTACTAGATACAGTATCTCTTTGAAAGAAAATGTAGCTGTTGGAATGATTGAAAGCTTTAATGATGAGAAACACATCAATAAGGCTATAGAAAAGGGGAATTTACAAGAGGTAATAAAGAAGCTACCCGGTGGAGTGGATACAATATTAGGTAAAGAGTATGATAAGGCTGGTGAGGACTTAAGTGGAGGGCAATGGCAGAGGGTAATTCTATCTAGGGCATATATGGGGGAACCTGATGTGCTTATACTAGATGAACCCACAGCAGCTATAGATCCCATTGAAGAAATGAGAATGTTAAATCAATTTAAGGACATAGTAAAGGACAAAACTGCTCTTTTAATTTCACATCGTATTGGATTTGCTAGGATGTCAAGCCGTATTTGCATAATGGAGGGAGGACAAATAATTGAAAGTGGCACCCATGAGGAGCTTTTAAAACTGAGAGGTAAATACTATGAATTATTTACTTCACAACAAGAGCTTTATAAGGAAGGTGATGTAAGTGCGTAAAAAGAAAAAAGTCTATACACTAAAGGCGTTAAAAGAGGTAAATGCACTAGCATATAAAAGTAGCCCCTTAGCATATGTATTTTTAGTACTAACAACATCGCTTTCAGCTATTAATACATTTATACTACTAAAAGCTACAGAATACACTATAAATTCAGCCTATAGGCTTTTTGATAAAACTATTTATTTTAAATCTGTAGTTATGGGCATCACTCTTTTTACATTGTCAAAAATAATTTTCAAGATAATAGATATTATAAAAACTTTACTTATAAATAAATTGAATCTAAGCCTATCCTATGCCTTTGAAAAGGAGCTTAATACTAAACTTTCAAATATTAAAATAGATTATTATGAAAGCAATAAGACTTATGTAAAGATACATGAAGTTAGAACTAAAACATTAGAAACTATGAAAAACTTTATTGAAAGCACTATGTTTTATATAGAATCAGTTTTTCATGCCATTGTATATGGATATTTTCTTATACAGATTAACATATTAGTGGTAGTAATATATTTAGCATTAGTAGTTATATTCAATAAGGTTGCAGGTAACATGTACAATAGTATAATGAATATTTGGGAGGAAATACAACCTTATAGTCAAAAGCAGAATTACTTTTTTAGTCTTAGTGGAGACAAGGTTACTCATCAAGAGTTTAAGTTCAATAGACTTTTTGGATTTGTAAGCAGTCGATGGGATAAATTATATGATAAAGAATATAAATATAGAATGAAGATATTTAAAAAATTTGAAATTACACTTCAAATAGCAAGAATCGTTTTTAATCTTCCCTATATAGCTATGTTAATATATGTAGCCTTTGAAATAGTTGTAGGTAAACATGAGATAGGTTTTCTAATGTTATGCAATCAGCTTTTTAATGGAATAATAGATACTTTTGCAGGAGTACAAAATACAATTATGACTAATAGTGTTGATTGTAAGTTTATTAAAAGTTACGACGAAATAATGGACTATGAAGAGGATAATAATATATATACTGAAGAAAAAGTAGACAATATTTCCTTTGAAAATGTTATCTACACTTATCCGCAAGCTAAAAGATACGCCTTGAAGAATCTTAAGCTTAATATAAAATTAGGAGAGAAGATTGCAGTAGTAGGGCATAATGGAAGTGGAAAGACCACCTTCACTAATCTTTTAATGGCACTTATGAGTTCAACTAATGGAAAAATTGTAGTGGACGGATACAAAGGCTTAAAGGCAGAATCCATTCTTAGAAGCAGTGTTTCATGTATATTACAGGATTTTGCTCAATATCAAATGACTATAAGAGAGAACATTGAAGTAGGCTATGAAAATCATAAATTTTCAGAGAAAGAAATATGGAGTCTACTGGATACGGTGGGGTTAAAAAAGAGGGTTTTAAAACTACCACAGGGCATTGACACACCACTAGGACAACTACAAAAAGGTATAGAATTATCAAAAGGTCAGTGGCAAAGGCTTGCCATTGCAAGGCTAATGGCTAACCCACAGGCTACTTTATGGATATTAGACGAGCCTACAGCTTATTTAGATCCAATTTCTGAAATTGAAATCTATGACATGATATATAATCTGGCAGGAGACAGAACCGTTCTATTTATCTCCCATAGACTTGGATTTGCAAAGAGAGCTGATAGAATAGTAGTTTTTAATGAGGGGCAAATTACAGAAGAAGGAGTCCATAGGGATTTACTAAATAAAGATGGAATATATGCAAAGATGTACAAAAACCAAGAATCTTGGTATGTGGCATAGCAATTAACAATATGGGCTCACTTTGGATTATTCTAAGGATTTTGTGCAAACACTCATAAAAATTTTAAGATTAATATATTTAAGAATAACTAGGTGCGAGTATTTTTAATACCTAATTATTCTTAAATATTTGTAATTATATACCTTTAAAAGCTTTTGTAAAACTATTTCTATCTTCTTGATTCTCAAAATAACCAAACCAATCACATACTTCAATATTTCGCCATTCCATCCACCTGGAATTATTAAACCTTCTATATCGTCATCTAAATCATCTAAAATATTTTTAATAAGTTTTGAAGGTTTATAAATAATGCCCGATTTGCTTCTTATTAATTTATCATCATATCCAGCAGTAATTATTTCTTTATCTAAATCTGCTCCTAAAAGATGAGTAATAAAGGTTACTTCAAAATCTGCCATTTCATCATAAATAAATACTAAGATTTTTCCCATTTTAAAATCCTCCGTGTTATATTTATAAATTAACTAATTTATAAATGCCATTATTTCTTTCAATTATATTAAATCCAACCATTTCTCTTCTTATTGTGCAGAAATCGTCATGAAAATCAGCTATAATAATATTAACCTCTCTTTCCGTATAATCTCTGCCAGATTCAAAGCTCTTTGCAATTTCTTCTAAAACTATTTTTCTTTTCTTTCGTTGAACAGGGATGGATTTAAGCTTTCCATATTCAAAGAATGCATTTATAACATTTATTCTGTACTGTTCTTCTCTTTCCTTTTGAATATCTTTTTCTGATTCTACTCCATTAATTAAATCATTCAATTTCAATGAAAGTATATCTTTATTTAAATGATAAACCACATAATATTGTTCTTTAGTGGAATAGACTAATTTTACATCTTCTAATTTTTTTAAATGAAAGGATATGGTAGATGGTGCTAAGTTTAATCTTTGTGATAATAGTTCAACATACATGGGACTTTCCATTAGGTTATTTATTATTTGTAACCTAGATTTATCAGCTAAGCACTTAAAAATGTTTATAATTAACTTATCCATTTAATCCTCCTTTTAATATTTATTATAATATTTTTCAAATAAATCTTTAATTTTATTAACTGTTTCTAACTTAATTTGTTCTTTATAATATTCTTCCATCATGCCATATTCCATATCTTTAGCCATCTTTTCAATCCAAGGAGCTGGTATTTTATTAAAGAAGCTGATATAGAAATTATAGAGATTTTTGTAACATTCATCAGTATTTTTAGAACTTTTAAATGCTTTATTATAGCTTACATTAAATACTTTGCAAAATATATCGCAAATATTTGCTTTTATAGTTTCTAAAATAGCCTCATCA
The DNA window shown above is from Haloimpatiens massiliensis and carries:
- a CDS encoding ABC transporter ATP-binding protein, whose amino-acid sequence is MFKRILNFCKISVASAPGFFIINISVLLIMALAGIGISYSFKLATDTILYYQKAGVYSIKVMMPILFFFLMICIGGNTRNFENMMITAYTKRSKKLFSKFFLYKSYKSKQDDFYNNSFYDNYEFVRKNMDNTTEITVTVFNKFAMSSFKLILSALAISYFDPIILVCIFFLSLALIFINKYIVKRRMALNESYINAERQGNYYRDLLSSRKHAKELRIFKLQNKFFQKWDKWYKEYTISKYKFEVKATILSNISTIIQQFMTFGLTIYFLYLVYTGKLAVGEFVFLNSIMWSLTYSVGNIVNILSKDLAENYQYVERYENFTGKTSLSMLKNICESNSKINSNIEDFKSLTFENVCYKYPHGDKNAINNLNFTLKKGEVISILGYNGSGKSTFSKLMCGLLEDYTGTIKLNDRNIKTYDKESLYRYFGIGFQDFTRYSISLKENVAVGMIESFNDEKHINKAIEKGNLQEVIKKLPGGVDTILGKEYDKAGEDLSGGQWQRVILSRAYMGEPDVLILDEPTAAIDPIEEMRMLNQFKDIVKDKTALLISHRIGFARMSSRICIMEGGQIIESGTHEELLKLRGKYYELFTSQQELYKEGDVSA
- a CDS encoding DJ-1/PfpI family protein, translated to MGKILVFIYDEMADFEVTFITHLLGADLDKEIITAGYDDKLIRSKSGIIYKPSKLIKNILDDLDDDIEGLIIPGGWNGEILKYVIGLVILRIKKIEIVLQKLLKVYNYKYLRIIRY
- a CDS encoding metalloregulator ArsR/SmtB family transcription factor; the protein is MDKLIINIFKCLADKSRLQIINNLMESPMYVELLSQRLNLAPSTISFHLKKLEDVKLVYSTKEQYYVVYHLNKDILSLKLNDLINGVESEKDIQKEREEQYRINVINAFFEYGKLKSIPVQRKKRKIVLEEIAKSFESGRDYTEREVNIIIADFHDDFCTIRREMVGFNIIERNNGIYKLVNL
- a CDS encoding ABC transporter ATP-binding protein, which gives rise to MRKKKKVYTLKALKEVNALAYKSSPLAYVFLVLTTSLSAINTFILLKATEYTINSAYRLFDKTIYFKSVVMGITLFTLSKIIFKIIDIIKTLLINKLNLSLSYAFEKELNTKLSNIKIDYYESNKTYVKIHEVRTKTLETMKNFIESTMFYIESVFHAIVYGYFLIQINILVVVIYLALVVIFNKVAGNMYNSIMNIWEEIQPYSQKQNYFFSLSGDKVTHQEFKFNRLFGFVSSRWDKLYDKEYKYRMKIFKKFEITLQIARIVFNLPYIAMLIYVAFEIVVGKHEIGFLMLCNQLFNGIIDTFAGVQNTIMTNSVDCKFIKSYDEIMDYEEDNNIYTEEKVDNISFENVIYTYPQAKRYALKNLKLNIKLGEKIAVVGHNGSGKTTFTNLLMALMSSTNGKIVVDGYKGLKAESILRSSVSCILQDFAQYQMTIRENIEVGYENHKFSEKEIWSLLDTVGLKKRVLKLPQGIDTPLGQLQKGIELSKGQWQRLAIARLMANPQATLWILDEPTAYLDPISEIEIYDMIYNLAGDRTVLFISHRLGFAKRADRIVVFNEGQITEEGVHRDLLNKDGIYAKMYKNQESWYVA